In the genome of Triticum urartu cultivar G1812 unplaced genomic scaffold, Tu2.1 TuUngrouped_contig_8859, whole genome shotgun sequence, the window GTAGCGATATGTGTGTTGCCATGATGGTGGCTTCGGCCATACTGATGtattactttgtaaggtctttgtgaataattaataatatGATTGCATGCATCGttcagatgcagaggccgggggtatatcctccttttcaaaaaaaatgtagATCTAACAAATTGTTAACTATAGTTTAATAATGAGTCAATTACATCATTGGTGCTAGAACTTGGCATGAATGGTCACTTTAGTGCTACAAGTTGTGGTGTGCATTGAAGTGGTGCAAAAACTTGGCTTCGCGGTGCAAATACGGTGCATATAAATTCACTTGTATAAGTCCACGACGCTGATGAGGCATGCCAGCATGGCATGGGCCCGCTCTCAGTGAGCAGTGAGGAGACAGGGTGTGTGACCTGctgtttttgcaaaaaaaaaacttCAGTTTTTATTCTTTTTGCACAAAATTACGCTTGCAGGCCCACTTGTCAGAAATAGCACAAATTGCACTGAGAAAAAATAGTACCGACGGGGCTTCAAACCTAGAACCCGCAGGTAACATGCGTGCGCACCTAACCAAAACAGCCAATGTGACATTCATAGCGTAAATTAAATATTTTAACTCAAATGAAAAAGGTACCCAAGGGGCTCGAACCAGGGACCTGAAGACTTCAGGAATACAAGATTAACTACCAACCCACTAAAATTTGTTTGCAAGTAGGCTATTGTCTATTGATAAATATAGTAAAAACACAAGTATATATATATACCGTATCCCATAGACAATATAATTTTTGACCTATAAGTGTTGCACTTGATTTTTCAcaaaatcataagtattttttcCCTGAAATTCTTCCTCAAACTCATAAACATTTTCGAAAACATGAAAACTTTTATATACTGCATAAATATTTAGTaaaaacataaataaataaaattatgTGAATATATATTTAGAAAGGTTAAATATATTTAAATACACACTAATTTAGTTTTACAAGGCTAAATATTTTATTAGAAATGCGCGGTGACCTCAGGTAAGAGCTTTATCTTTTTTAGCATTTCTTGTTCCTGGGACAACTTATTGTTATTTTTTTTCAACATAATTAACCTTTCTAAATTACGTTAATATTTTAAAATTTTATGAATATTCATTAAATTTGTTTTGTATAATTCGAACTAACATTTTTAATAAAATATAAATGTAATATATTCATGATTTTAGAAAAATGTTTATATACTTTTAGGGAAACAAATATTTATGCTTCTCGAAAAATCATGTGCACATTTATAAGTAAAATATTATATTTTCTAAAGAATAGAAATGCGGCCTCAACATAAAAGAACCATTAGCCTATGTATAAGAAACAATCATCGTCGGGTATTGGTTTGCACTATCTGGATAGGAGGTCGTTGGTCTGACTGCTGGGTTTTTTTCATCCGAGTTTAGAGTTTTAATTTTTGTTGTTAGGCAAAACTGGTGGGCCTCCCCGTAGGCACTATTTTTACTCTTAATGCGGGCCTCCCAATGTTATTTTGTGCGAAAATATAAAAATTAAAGTTTCTTTTTGTTTCAAAAGAGCAGGCCAGACATTCCCATCGTTTGGTCACTGACAACGGGCCCCATGCCATGCTAGCATGCCTTGTCAGCACCAAGAATGTATAAAAATGAGTTTCATACCGTATTTGCATCACAAAGCCGAGTTCTTGCACCATTTCAATGTACACCACAACTTGTAGCACTAAAGTGACCATTCATGCCAAGTACTAGCAACAGTGGTGTAATTGACTCTTTAATAATTTGTTCATCAAGTAAAAAAACTGTAGTGTTTGTTCCAACGAAAAAATAGCATGCTGTACAAAATAGCGCTGGCTCATAAAATATGCTATTAGCGTGATATAGTGCGCTATTAGCGAGAGATTGCACACTGATTTATTTAGCGAGACAATTATCTACACACTATAGCATGCTATTAGCGGCCCTATAGCTcagaaaaaaaatatgaaattgTTTACGGATCTCAACATCGGATAGACGGCTCTCGGTAATATTAACCCTGCTACAAAACTGCAAAGCTTAGTCGACCTCATTGGCCTCTTGTGCTCCATTCAGTAAATTTAAACTAAAAAGATGGCAGATCGGTGTACTTTTATAGTTCAGCACATATGCAGATCGATGATAAAGATAAACTTGGCAAGTGACACTGCAGGGGAAGGCTGACCAGGTGAGTGAGACACTTGAGGAGGCAGCAGACGCGGTCCACGTTCGCACCGATGATACGGCGGCGGAGTCGTCCAGCCTGTACTTCTCCTTGTTCTTGATGATCTCCTCGAGCCGGCCGTTTATGGCCGCGATCTCACCGGAGAGCCTGTGCCGGACGAGGAGCTGCGTGGTGGAGCCGGCGAGGAAGCCGAGGATGGCGCGGGACCAACTGGGGTACCGAGACAGGTCGACGCAGAAGACGTACTCGTCGACGGCGTCCTCGGCGCTGAACGCGGCGTCGCGGGTATGGCGCACAAGGACGCGCATGAGCTCGCTGGCGCGGGTGCGGCGCCGGGGGTCGGCCTCCTGAAGAAAGGCCAGCAGCCACATGAGCTTGTCGCGGAGGGTCCCGATTTCGCCGCTGACGGCAACCAGCGCCCTCCCCTCGCTCAGGGCCAGCTCCTGGAGCTTGCTCACCAGCGGGCCGACGATTGCCTCCGCCATTTTGGTTCCCTCACTCACTTTTTGCTTACGATAGCTAGATGTGGTAGCAGTTGGTACTTGGTAGTAGGTGCTCCGTAAGTAACTCCAACGAAAAGTCGTAGTGGTGCTCGGGCTCGCTTGCTCATTTTATTTTATAACCTTACTCCCCAGATTTTTCCATGCCGGTCTCTTAATGCACGGGGCCCAACCGTACAGGATGGACCCACAGCTATCAACGATCGGCCCACGTGCTCCTTGTCCTTGCGCTGCAACGAGTACCGTCCACACTTGTTGCACTTTTTTCCCTCTAGCTAGGGTTTTGTTTTCTCCCAGAGGCAATTCCCGCCGCCGTCGAGCACTTCACCTCCCCTCCTCCGTTCCCTTGCAGGTTTGGTCGGCTCGGGCTGATCAACGGGTGATCTAGCATCACTTCCCGGCCTTGGCCTGCCCCTTGGAGGTGTTTTGGAGAGTTAGGGTTCGCCTCAAAAGCCCGATCTAAGAGTTTCCTCAGGCTAGGGTTCATGTTTTAGCAGCACTGGGATTGAAGGCCAAGGAGGCGTCGGGTTCTAGCTCTGCGTCAGAAGTAGAGAAGATGGTGGCTGATTTGGGGCTTCGTGAAGATGATCTCAATGACGTCGTCTTTGATGAGAAGGAGGCGCCACCGGATGCGACTAGATGGATGGCTGTGACGAGGGTGCATATTGATAAGCCCTATAGCCAATTCTCGCTTTTCAAGAACGTGCGGGCAAAGTGGGATCTAGCACATGACGTGAAGTTTCGTCCTCTGGAGGATAACCTCTACACTTTGCATTTCTTCTGCCTTGGGGACCGGGAAAGTGTGATGCAAGAGGGGCCGTGGAATTTCAGAGGAAATGTCGTCATCATCACCCCCTATGATGGGATCACCAAGCCAACAGAGGTGAACCTTTATATTCTGGATATCTGGATACAGATCCACGATGTTGCAGACTTACATGCACATCCAGTGGTGCCTTTAGCAGCTAAGGTGGGAGAGGTTTTGTTCACGGAAAACATAATGAAACATTTTGCTGGGAACTTCTACCGGGTCTGGGTCAAGATAAATGTGCACAAACCCTTGAAAAGCAATATGTCCATGATCCGTGATGCCAAGCGCCAGTTTTACCGTGTCAAATACGAGCGCTTAGCAGATTGGTGTGTCGTTTGTGGgcatctgaaggaaatatgccctgaaggcaacaataaagttattatttatatttccttatatcatgataaatgtttattattcatgctagaattgtattaaccggaagcttagtacatgtgtgaatacatagacaaacagagtgtcactagtatgcctctacttgactagctcgctaatcaaagatggttaagtttcctagccatagacatgagttgtcattcgatgaacgggatcacatcattagagaatgacgtgattgacttgacccattccgttagcttggcacttgatcgtttagtatgttgctatttctttcttcatgacttatacatgttcctatgactatgagattatgcagacccaaataccggaggaacactttgtgctaccaaacgtcacaacataaatgggagattataaaggtgctctacaggtgtctccgatggtgtttgttgagttggcatagatcgagattaggatttgtcactccgattgttggagaggtatctctgggccctctcggtaatgcacatcactacaagccttgcaagcaatgtgactaatgagttagtcacgggatgatgcactacggcacgagtaaagagactttcctgtaacgagattgaact includes:
- the LOC125532032 gene encoding putative disease resistance protein At1g59780; protein product: MAEAIVGPLVSKLQELALSEGRALVAVSGEIGTLRDKLMWLLAFLQEADPRRRTRASELMRVLVRHTRDAAFSAEDAVDEYVFCVDLSRYPSWSRAILGFLAGSTTQLLVRHRLSGEIAAINGRLEEIIKNKEKYRLDDSAAVSSVRTWTASAASSSVSLTWSAFPCSVTCQVYLYHRSAYVLNYKSTPICHLFSLNLLNGAQEANEVD